The genomic region CATGAGTGGGCCAAAAAACTTTGCAGCCTCGCTGCGAGTCCATTGGGAATTATAAACAAAAGAATCCGCTTGGACTGTTGGGCGAATATAGAACAAATTTAGCAGGCGGAACTTAATGCTATGCGGGTAAAGCGTCTCGGCAAAAGTATCGTGTACGAACATCACTGTTTTTGCCGAAGGGCTTTCCTTTTTTGCAACAGGCACTAGGAAACCCAGTTCAGGGCGAATAAAGAAAATCATATCCGGCTTAAGGCTGCGCAGCAATTTCTGGAGAGGGCTCCGAAACGAAAAGAAACCTGAATAAAGCGATTTCGCCCAAATCTCGTGCGAGGTAAAGCCACGGGCATCAGCGACCGGAGCATCGGCACCTTTTTCGTCCGAGAAAAACTTAGGAGTCTTGAGCCAAAGCACATGTACATCAAAATGGTCTCGCACAGCCGAAACCAAATTAACGGTCAAGCGACCGAAACTCGTTCGCTCGTTCTTGTCGCAGACAAAAAGGACCTTTTTTTTATTCACCATCATCTAGAATATAGCAACTTTCTATATTACGATTAATGTCTTCCATCTGCAAGAAATCCATTAGCTTCTACAGCGATGCACCCGAATGGGGTGGGCAAGAAATCCTTTCGGCAAGGATTGCCGCCATCGTTGCAGAGACATGCGATGTCACATTTTTTTATTCATGTGATAAATTTGCAGAATTCCTGCCTGCAAGTGTAAAGCAAGTCAAGCTTCCTTATCATGCAGAAACTCCCTTCCCTATTTTCCGTGACCGCTTCAAAGGGAAGACTCAGAAAGCAAAAGAATTATTCCAGAAAGAGAACACTCGCAATTTGGTTCTCTGCCCGGGCAATATTGAGCGGTGCCTGCCAGGGCTCTGGGCTGCAAATAAACTCGGAATCCCGATTGTATCTTATTTACCCCTCGCCTTTTCGCAAAACGAAACACATGCCAACCTAGGCAAGCTACGCGACTTTCTCGCCAAGGGGATTTATAAAAAAGTCGATCACTGGATTGTAAACTCGCCCTACCAAAAGCGCCTCATCGCACGATTCGTCGATAAAAACATTGAGACATTGCTGAACCCGCTCGCTTGGGACATCTTGGCTCCAGCCAAGAAACCGCAATTGCCTCTGAACATTGCAATTCTCGGGCGTATTTTCTTTGAACAAAAAGGGCACGACATCCTGCCAGACATCGCTCTTTTGCTCAAAAGAAAAAACATTGATGTCCATTTCATGATTGTCGGCGAAGGCCCCCATGAAAACATCCTTCGGAAGAAAATAAAAGAAAAAGCGGTCGAAGATCTTGTCGAATTCACAGGCTGGATGCCGTCAGAAAAAATACAGGAATTACTCCTGAACAACATAGACCTTCTCTTGATTCCATCGCATTTCGAAAGCGGGCCCATCGTCCTTTTCGAAGCTCTACAATGTGGATGCCCCGTACTGGTTGCCGATGCCGAATACACAGATGACTACGTCCTACCCCCATGGATGCTCTTCAAAGAAGGCTCAGCCGATGATGCAGCCGAAAAAATTTCGCGTTACGCTGAAAATTGGAACGAGCAACAATTCTTAGATTTAAGGGAAAAACTTTTCCACGATCGGACTGATGACGATTTCAAGAAAAACGTCATTCAGATTTTTGACAAGTTAATTACCGAGGGAATCCTGAAATGAGCCACATCTGTATAGTCCTTGCGACCTACAACGGCGAGCGATTCCTGAAGGAGATGCTCCAGTCTCTTGAGATCCAGACACGTCCAGCCGACAAGATAATTGCCATTGACGACGCCTCGCAGGATTCCAGCATTAAAATTCTAGAATCGTTCAAAGATACGCTCCCGCTCGAAATATTCAAGCAGGCAAAGAATGGCGGGCACTGCAAGGCATTCGCTACCGGACTCGAGTACGCAAGGCAGTTCACACAACCCGGCGACCTGATTGCACTCGCCGATCAAGACGACGTCTGGAAAAAAGACAAACTGGAAAAACTGGAAAAAGAAATAGGTGAATACCCTCTTATTTTTGGGGACGCAGAAATCATCGACAAAGACGGGAAAATCATCCACGACTCATGGCGCAAACAAGCTCTCATCCAGAAATCAATTCCGCTCAAAGCACAAATTGCGGGAATAAACAACGTAACAGGTTGCCTTTCTCTTTTCAAGGTTGAACTTCTCGACAAAATTCTCCCAATCCCAGAAGGCGTTACCGTTCACGATTGCTGGATTGCGATGATAGCCGAAAGGAATGGCGGCATCAAGGCGATTGACGATGCCGTGGTACAATACCGCCTGCACGATTCAAATGCCGTTGGCGGAAGGCCTGCACCTGCCATGAGCAAGACTCTTGCAATCCAGGAACGCTGGCTACAGATGATTCTTGCAAACACAGAACGGCTCGCCCTCACACCCGATGAAATTCACTTCACGAAGCATCTATTGACTCTGACGCAGAAACGCTTACATAAAAACTTCTTACCTAGCGAAATACCTTGGATTTTTGCCAATAAAAACGTACTTTTCAATAAGGTTAAAACGTTCGCTTTAATCAAGAAAATCTTCTTCACTGCGATCGGGCTTCCGCTCGCAAAAAGAATCTGGAAAAAATCATGAGCAGAACTGCCATCGTCATTGTCACATATAACGGCTGGCCGATAACGCAAAACTGCCTCTCGGACCTGGCCTCTCTCCCGCAAGACGACTTTGTCATTGCCGTGGCCGACAATGCGAGCACCGACGGAACTGTAGAAAACATTCGCGAGCAATTTCCGCACGTAAGAGTCTACCCCCAAACAGAAAACCTCGGGTTCGGACGAGCAAACAACGCTGCAGTCCAGGGGCTCAAGGATGACGGCATAAAGTTCGATGTCCTCTGCCTCTTGAACAACGACACACGCCTTGATAGCGCTGTAATTGTCGAGTTGCGCAAATCCCTGACCGAAGCACAAATTCGTTTCGGCGATGTTATCGTCGTTCCTACCGTACGGAACAGCGACGGGACTCCACAGCACAACTATTTCGCCAAAATCAACCCACTGCAATTCTTATTGAACGCATTCCGGATGGAATCCGCTGCATCACGCCACCTGGAAGGCACGCCCCAATTGTGCGGCGACACAACTTTCTACAAGACCTATTGGGCAAGCGCCGTTTGCTGGATGATGCCCGCGAACCTTTACGGAATGCTGGGCGGCTTTGACGAAAAAATATTCATGTATTACGAAGATTGGGACCTCGCCCAACGTGCAATCCAGATTGGCTACCATTTTTATATTCAGAGCAAATGCAGCATTATCCACCTGGGCGGCGGGTCGGCCAAGAGCAATCTCAGCCGAGCTCTACAGCACGACAGATCCCAGCAATACGTGTTCGGCAAACACATGGGGCAAAAAGGCATCCTGCTATCCAGAGTTTTCCGTTCCTGCCGCAGTTTCGTCCGGCTCCTCCCCACCTGCATTTTCGCCCTGTTCAACAAGAAATTTGCGGAATACGCCAAGAACCATCTGACTTTGCTCAAGGAAGCCCTATGTGCCCACTAAAACGCCCCTCGTTTAAGACTCTCTCTACCACCTTGGCGATTTCAATCACGCTAGCTACGCAGGCGCTTGCCTACCAAGGCTTCGAAGATTCTACGGCATTCACCCTCGCAGACACTTCTCGGGGCGCCCTGGTGAACATCCACGCGCAGTTGTTCGATTCCGCCACCGTCACGAACCTCTCGAACGCCCCGACACATTACGACAACTCCGCATCGGTTCGCTTGTTCCTCGACGGCAAATTCACCGACGCTTTTAATTTTGAAGCCTTTGTCAAAGTGAACACGGACCACACCAACAGGGAAATCGCGGACCATTTTTACAACCCCAACGAAGGTCTCCCCTACAACAAGCAAAGCGAGAACAGACGCACATGGGACCAGTTTGCCGCCAATATATCTTACAAGCTCAAGCCCATCACCCTGCTTGCCGGATTTGACTTTTTAGAATTTGGGCCCGCACGATACAACCATGTCATCTTGCGCGGAGACAAGAGCATCAACCGCCCATGGCAAGATTCGACAAGCCGTATCTGGGTGCCAGCCCCTACGCCGTATTTTGGCTACCGTTTGGAACTCGGGCCCATAGAATACACGCAATACGCCGCCAAATTGTTCGAAAAGAAGAACAAAGGCAAATACATGCATGCCCACCGGCTTGACCTACACCTGCCCAAAAACATCACGCTCGGCCTTTCTGAGACGGCCTTGTACGGTTCCACAACAGAACCGGCGCACACCAACCCCAACGCCGATGCCGACAGCACCGACCGCGACTTTGAATGGACATACGTCCTTCCGTTCATGCTCTACAATTTCCAGGAACACATTTTGGGCGACCAGGACAATATATCGCTCGCCTTCGATTTAAGCGTGAAAACTATCCCTAACTGGGAACTTTATGCGGAACTCCTCTGGGACGACATGAAAACCCCGACATCCATGTTTGACGATTCCTGGTGGGGCAACAAGTGGGCGACAACAATCGGTCTCGCTCGCGACAACCTGAAAGTTGGCCCCGTGACACTGGACTGGTTTGCTGAATATACTCGAATTGAACCTTGGGTGTACACACACCACAAAGGCGGCGGTTACACGTATGCGAATTATGCGCAAAGCCTAGGCAGCGACCTTGGCCCCAACGCCCAAGAAATCCACAGCGAACTGAGCGCCACATGGAAGTTTATCAAGGGAACTCTTATCGCAGGAACTGTCGCCAAGGATACCGCCTTCGGCGGAAACATCACGGATATCCATGGGCCCGAAGACCGTACCGACAAGAAATTCCTCAACGACAATTCCACCCTCCGATACAACGAACTCGGCGGGGCCATCGGCATC from uncultured Fibrobacter sp. harbors:
- a CDS encoding glycosyltransferase: MSSICKKSISFYSDAPEWGGQEILSARIAAIVAETCDVTFFYSCDKFAEFLPASVKQVKLPYHAETPFPIFRDRFKGKTQKAKELFQKENTRNLVLCPGNIERCLPGLWAANKLGIPIVSYLPLAFSQNETHANLGKLRDFLAKGIYKKVDHWIVNSPYQKRLIARFVDKNIETLLNPLAWDILAPAKKPQLPLNIAILGRIFFEQKGHDILPDIALLLKRKNIDVHFMIVGEGPHENILRKKIKEKAVEDLVEFTGWMPSEKIQELLLNNIDLLLIPSHFESGPIVLFEALQCGCPVLVADAEYTDDYVLPPWMLFKEGSADDAAEKISRYAENWNEQQFLDLREKLFHDRTDDDFKKNVIQIFDKLITEGILK
- a CDS encoding glycosyltransferase family 2 protein, producing MSRTAIVIVTYNGWPITQNCLSDLASLPQDDFVIAVADNASTDGTVENIREQFPHVRVYPQTENLGFGRANNAAVQGLKDDGIKFDVLCLLNNDTRLDSAVIVELRKSLTEAQIRFGDVIVVPTVRNSDGTPQHNYFAKINPLQFLLNAFRMESAASRHLEGTPQLCGDTTFYKTYWASAVCWMMPANLYGMLGGFDEKIFMYYEDWDLAQRAIQIGYHFYIQSKCSIIHLGGGSAKSNLSRALQHDRSQQYVFGKHMGQKGILLSRVFRSCRSFVRLLPTCIFALFNKKFAEYAKNHLTLLKEALCAH
- a CDS encoding glycosyltransferase yields the protein MSHICIVLATYNGERFLKEMLQSLEIQTRPADKIIAIDDASQDSSIKILESFKDTLPLEIFKQAKNGGHCKAFATGLEYARQFTQPGDLIALADQDDVWKKDKLEKLEKEIGEYPLIFGDAEIIDKDGKIIHDSWRKQALIQKSIPLKAQIAGINNVTGCLSLFKVELLDKILPIPEGVTVHDCWIAMIAERNGGIKAIDDAVVQYRLHDSNAVGGRPAPAMSKTLAIQERWLQMILANTERLALTPDEIHFTKHLLTLTQKRLHKNFLPSEIPWIFANKNVLFNKVKTFALIKKIFFTAIGLPLAKRIWKKS
- a CDS encoding capsule assembly Wzi family protein, which translates into the protein MCPLKRPSFKTLSTTLAISITLATQALAYQGFEDSTAFTLADTSRGALVNIHAQLFDSATVTNLSNAPTHYDNSASVRLFLDGKFTDAFNFEAFVKVNTDHTNREIADHFYNPNEGLPYNKQSENRRTWDQFAANISYKLKPITLLAGFDFLEFGPARYNHVILRGDKSINRPWQDSTSRIWVPAPTPYFGYRLELGPIEYTQYAAKLFEKKNKGKYMHAHRLDLHLPKNITLGLSETALYGSTTEPAHTNPNADADSTDRDFEWTYVLPFMLYNFQEHILGDQDNISLAFDLSVKTIPNWELYAELLWDDMKTPTSMFDDSWWGNKWATTIGLARDNLKVGPVTLDWFAEYTRIEPWVYTHHKGGGYTYANYAQSLGSDLGPNAQEIHSELSATWKFIKGTLIAGTVAKDTAFGGNITDIHGPEDRTDKKFLNDNSTLRYNELGGAIGISPWYWATLRTSYTRYFGDYEGYRATLSGSIQF